A single genomic interval of Asterias amurensis chromosome 1, ASM3211899v1 harbors:
- the LOC139943104 gene encoding uncharacterized protein, whose amino-acid sequence MLKFILIISKQGQTRLAQYYDERRGLSERTSLEGELIRKVLLRGTKGCSFLDYQDFKVVYRRYLSLYFLVGIDKEENEVAILEFIHLIVETLDKYFPKVTDLDIMFNLDKVYHILDEMVMNGCIVETSKTKILEPVKLMESQR is encoded by the exons ATGTTGAAGTTCATCCTGATCATCTCTAAGCAAGGTCAGACTCGCCTTGCTCAGTACTATGACGAGAGACGAGGGTTGTCCGAGAGGACATCTCTTGAAGGGGAGCTGATCAGAAAGGTTCTCCTCCGAGGAACCAAAGGG TGTTCCTTTCTGGATTATCAAGATTTTAAAGTTGTCTACCGGCGTTACTTGTCTCTGTACTTTCTTGTCGGGATTGACAAAGAAGAG AATGAGGTTGCCATTCTTGAATTCATCCACTTGATTGTTGAAACCCTGGACAAATATTTCCCGAAAGTG acTGACTTGGAT ATCATGTTTAACCTTGACAAGGTGTACCACATACTGGATGAGATGGTTATGAATGGATGTATCGTTGAGACCAGTAAAACCAAAATCCTGGAACCTGTCAAGTTGATGGAGAGCCAACGATGA